GTCCAAGGGCTAACGGTAAAATCAATGCCCATATCGTATCTTTTAATTGAAGTAAGTTACTCATCACTAAGTAATTTGCCACCATACCAGGTACAAATAACATCGTAATTAAAGCAAACAGTGTAAAAAATCGTTTAAATGGAAAATTATTTCTAGAAATCGCATAAGCGTATAAACTAGTTATGGTAGCATTTACAATTGTTCCCACAACTGTGACGAAAATAGTCACTCCAAATGAGCGTACAATTTTAGCTGACATGTTTCCAGAAAAAATATATTTGTATGCTTCAAATGACCACTCTTTTGGGAAAAAGCTATATCCATTTGCTGTTAATGCCGATTCACCTGTCAGTGAAATAATAATGACAAAAATAAATGGGATTAAACAAGAAATAGCAAATAACGCGATTAAGATACTGAAAAACAAATCCACTTTTGGACTAAAAGCACGTATTTCAACCTTCTTAACTTTCTTTTTTTCTCTCAATATTACTCACCTCCATTAGAATAATGCTGCATCTGGATCTAATTTTCTAACAATTGCATTAGTCCCTAATAATAAGATACTTCCTACAACTGATTGATATAAACTTGCCGCAGCTGACATCCCAATGTCCCCTGTTGCCGTCATACCATTGTAAATATAAGTATCCAGCACAGATGTCACTTGATACAATGCACCAGAATTCATTGGAACAGAATAGAACATTCCAAAGTCTGCTCTAAAGATACCTCCAATGTTTAAAATTAATAACACACTCATCATTGGGATAATTTGTGGAATGGTCACATTTTTGATTTGTTGCCACTTGCTTGCACCGTCCACCATTGCTGCTTCATAATATGTTGGATCAATCCCCATAACTGATGCATAGTAGATAATACTGTTGTATCCCAGACTCTTCCATACATTTAAGATAACAAAAATTAATGGCCACCATTTTGGATCAGCATACCAATTAATTGATGTTTTTCCATTTGATAATAACAAATGATTAATGATACCTTTATCTGGACTTAAGAATGCGTATACAAAATAGGAAATAACTACCCAAGACAAGAAATACGGCAGTAAAGACATCGTATGATAAACTTTTACTGCTCGTTTATTTCTCAACTCACTCATGATAATGGCAAACGCTATAGCAAAAAACAAATTAAATGCTAAAAATACAATATTATAAACCAATGTATTTCTAGTAATTAACCACGCATCACTTGAGGCAAATAAAAATTTGAAATTTTCAAACCCAACCCAAGGACTCTGTTTTAAACTAGCAAAAAAACCATCTGGAGATATTCTAAAATCTTTAAAGGCAACCACATTAGCCATTACTGGAATATAGAAGAAAAAAATAAACCAAATCATGCCTGGTAAAGCCATCAAAATTAAGGCCTTATATCGAACAATGTCAGACCATGTTTTTTTTAATTTATTGCCCATTTGTTTCCCTCCCTCATAACTTATAGATACAGTATAATACTGAGGTCTCATTTTTTTAAGAAACAAATTATAGTTTTATCTAAACAAATTATAGTTTTGTCTCATAAAAACATTTTCAAATTAATTTTTTAACCACTTTGGATACATTAATATGATTTTAGTTTCTTAATCAAAGATATTTATATGTAATTTAGTTACTACGTCTTTTAATAATCTCACCCCTGCCAAACTATTTCCTGACTTATCTAGTGGCGGACTGAATACTCCAATCCCAAATTGATTGGGCGAGACACCCATCAATCCCCCACCAACACCACTCTTACCTGGTATACCAACATGTGCAGAAAACTCACCCGACTCATCATACAATCCAGCAGTTGTCATAACAGATTTAACCAGTGTGGCAGATTCCTCTGAGATAAGTCGCTTATTATCCCATGGTTTAATTCCTTTATTGGCTAAAACACTTGCCATCATGGCGATATTTTCAGTAGTTACATTCAAAGAACACTGCTTAAAATAAACTTCCAATACGCCTTCAACCTCTTTTGAGAGCATATTATTCCCTTTTAAATAATAAGCTAGTGAACGATTAATATCTCCAGTTTTTGCCTCTGACTGATAGATTTCCTCATTTAAAGAAATGGTATTATCATGACAGATTTCTTTAATAAAGCTTAGCAATCTACTATAACAGTCATCAGGAGAACTTCCCTGAATTAACGATGTTGTTTCAATAGCCCCTATATTAACAAAAGGATTAAGTGGGTGTTTATCGTGATTTATTTCCATATTAAGAGGTGAATTAAAAGAAAAACCAGTGGCTTCAGTGTTTATATGGTTTAATACATTAGACAAACCATTGTCCTCAATGGCTAACAATAATGCTGGCACTTTTGAGATACTCTCAATAGCAAATTTAACAGAAGAATCACCTACTGATAACATATCCCTTGTTTTTATATTATACAAAGTTATCCCTAGCTGGTTGGGATTCACTTTTGCTAGAGCTGGGATATAATGAGCGTTTTGACCTTCACTACAATATGATTTATTTTTTATCACCAATTGTTCTAATTCCTTTTGATTCATTATCCATCATCTACTTTCATCCAATTTTGTCATAATATCAGTTTGCCTCACACAAAAGAAAAAATAATGTTATTTTTACAAATCTTCTTAGTTTTTTATCCTACGGCAACTGGTCAACATGACAAAATAAGATATTCTACGAAAAATGACAATAAATCATAAACATTTTCATTAGTTTTTCAAAAAAGTAGCGTAATATCACATTATATGATTTAAGGAGGGATTTTTACGGAACAACCAATTGTCAAACTCAAACATCGTAATATATTAGTCATTACAATTATTATTGGAAGTTTTGGCACTGTTTTAAACCAAATGCTTCTAACAACTGCTTATCCTGATTTAATGCGCCAATTTTCTGTCTCAACCTCAACGATTCAATGGCTGACAACCGGATTTTTATTAGTCAATGGTATAATGATTCCAGTTAGTGCTTATTTTATGAATAATGTTCCCACTAAAAAATTATACATTGGGGCGATTACTCTTTTTTTAATAGGAACCATTATTTGCTTTGTCTCAACTTCTTTTAACCTCTTATTATTTGGTCGAATCATTCAAGCTATGGGAGTTGGTATCTCACTTCCTCTTTTACAAACCATTATGTTAAGCATCTATCCTGAAAATGAGCGTGGTAAAGCACTAGGTATTGCAGGGATTGTTATCGGTCTTGCTCCAGCTATTGGTCCAACGCTTTCTGGTTGGGTTATCGATACTTTCAACTGGCGTTACTTATTTGGCTTACTTATCCCCATCATTCTTTTTGTTATCGTTCTATCTATTATTTTTATGCAGAATGTGCTTCCCTTGCATCCTTCAAAAATAGATATTCCTTCACCTATCCTATCCACTCTTGGTTTTGGTAGTTTACTTTATGGGTTTTCTCTTGTCGGAGATCATGGCTGGACAGATCCTCTTGTTCTTTTATTACTTATTTTAGGGACTGCCCTTGTGGTGATTTTCTGCAAAAGACAACTTAAAATCAGTAACCCTTTTTTGCGTATGGAGGTCTTTAAATCAAAATTATTTATTAATACAACCATTTTAAGTGGTATTGTGAATATGGCTATGGTTGGTGCTGAAATGGTACTCCCTCTCTATATCCAAAATGTTCGCGGGTATAATCCATTTCATTCTGGATTAGTGTTATTTCCAGGTGCTTTAATCTTAGGCATTATGATGCCCATTACTGGTAAATTATTTGATAAGTATGGAGAAAAATATTTATCAATTATTGGAATGAGTTTACTAACAATTGGGACTGCTTGTTTATGTACACTAAATGAAAAAACACCTATGCATTTTATCACCATTATTTACGGCGTCAGAATGCTAGGTGTCAGTATGGTTATGATGCCAATAACCACAGCTGGTATGAATTCACTACCTGATACTCTCATTAGTCATGGTTCCGCTGCAAATAATACAGCAAAACAATTATTCAGCTCTATTGGGACAGCCATCTTAATTAGTTTCCTATCTCAAGCAACCCTAAAAGATATGCCGCATAAATCACTTCTGTTAAGTTCTCCTATTACTTACAAATCAGATGTGTTATCTGCTACTTTACATGGTTACAATATTGCCTTTATCGTCGCAACACTATTTTGTGCAATGGGTCTAGCGCAAGCCATTTTTATGGGCATGAACAAATCTTTGAATAAATAAAATAAAAATCTATGTCAACAAAGTAACATTGACATAGATTTTTATAAATAATGATTAGTTTCATAGTTCTAAAACGTGTATGCATTGAAAGGAACCTTAGTATGTTTTTTGGAAGCATTCAAAACAATATAGCGAGTTAAAATAAGGCTTAGTCCTTAATCAACTTTTGTGGCGCTTTTTTTATTTTTACTATTATACAACACTATCTATTCACACCACTAACTAATTATAAATTATATCATAATAAACAAAAAAACCCGAAAGTTTAAAAACTACCGGGTTTTTTTATTATAAAGAATTAAATGTTTTTACAACATTTTCTACTGTAAATCCGTATTCTTCAATCACTTTATTGCCAGGTGCACTGGCACCAAATCGATCAATGCCCATCGTTTTTCCAGACAAGCCAACATAACGTTCCCAACCAAATGTTGCACCCATTTCGATTGATACACGCTTGCTCACTGATGAAGGTAACACACTTTCTTTATAAGCTGTATCTTGTGCGTCAAATAAAGTAGTCGATGGCATTGAAACGACTGACACATCCACGCCTTCTTTTTCATACAACGCTTTTTGAGCATCCATTGCCAATTTAACTTCTGATCCAGTCGCGATTAAGATTCCGTCTGGTGTGTCACGTTTTGATGGAGATAATACGTATGCTCCACGTCCCACGCCTTCATAGGCTTTTTCTTTTGTTCCTTCAAGAACAGGTAAGTTTTGTCTTGATAAAGCTAAAACAGTTGGTGTCTCCGTTGACGTTGCGGCCAATTTCCATGCAGCTGATACTTCATTGCCATCAGCTGGACGAATTAAGTTTACATTTGGTATCCCACGTAAGCTTGATAACTGTTCGATTGGCTCATGCGTTGGACCATCTTCACCAACCGCAATCGAATCATGTGTTAACACAAATGTGACAGGGGCTTTTTGAATCGCTGATAAACGTAACGCTGGACGTAGGTAATCAACGAATACAAAGAATGTTCCACCATAGACACGTGTTCCACCATGCAAAGCAATCCCATTCATTGCTGCTGCCATACCAAATTCACGAACCCCAAACCAAATATTACGGCCTTCATATTGTCCTGGTTCAAAATCTTTTTCAGCTGCCACCATGGTATTATTTGATGATGATAAATCGGCAGATCCTCCCCAGAATGATGGGATTTCTTTAGATAAGACTTGAATGGCTTCTTTACTTGTCACACGACTTGCCGCACTTTCACCAAGTTCATATGTTGGTAAAACAGATTCCAAATCAACTGTCACGTCACCTTTGAAGGCTTCTTCAAATTGTTTCGCTAGTTCTGGATAAGCAGCTTTATAATCAGCAAATTGTTTTTGCCACTCTGCTTCTGCTTTTTCACCTTTTTCTACCATATCAGCGTGGAAACGTGTTGCGACTTCTTCTGGTACAGTAAATGCTGGGTAATCCCAACCGTAAGATTTTTTAGCAAACGCCACACCTTCAGCTCCAAGTGGTGCACCATGAACTTTGTTTGTCCCTTCGTTTTCAGCACCAAACCCAATCACTGTTTTGACTTCAATCATGGTTGGTTTTGTAGTTTCTTTTTGTGCGGATTCAATAGCATTCGCAATTTCTTCTAAATCATTGCCATCTTTGACTAAAATGTGTTGCCATCCTGATGATTCAACACGACCTTTAACGTCTTCCGTAAATGACTTATCTAATGGTCCGTCTAATGAAATACCATTTGAATCATATAACACAATTAATTTACCAAGTTTTAAATGACCAGCTAAACTGATTGCTTCTTGAGAAATACCTTCCATTAAATCACCATCACCACATAAAGCATACGTGTAATGGTCAACGATATTAAATTGATCTTTGTTATATGTTGCAGCGAGGTGCGCTTCTGCCATCGCAAATCCAACACTCATCGCAATTCCTTGACCTAATGGACCAGTTGTTGCTTCTACCCCATCTGTATGATGAACTTCAGGATGTCCTGGTGTCAAACTATCCCATTGACGGAATTTTTTTAATTCCTCCATTGGTAAGTTATAACCTGACAAATGAAGTAAACTATAAAGCATTGCAGAACCATGTCCTGCCGATAACACAAAACGATCACGGTCTACCCATTGTCTTGATGTTTTAGGATTGACCTTTAAAAATTTTGTCCAAAGAGTATAAGCCATTGGAGCTGCCCCCATGGGTAATCCTGGATGTCCTGAATTTGCTTGTTGAACCATGTCTAAACTAAGGGTACGAATTGCATTCACACCTAGTTGATCAATTTGATCAAATAACATATAACGCCCTCCTATTTAGGTTTTTTTTACCTTTATTGTATTTTACATCTAATAATATTATTTTACAAGCGTTTTTATAGAAATAACACATGCAATTTTATCGATCATGTAATCCTTTTTCTTTTTGGATTTGTTTTAATTTCTCAGGAGTAACATCTGTCCCCTCTTCATCGACTACTTTCATTCCCTCAATGTGATTTCTCATACCTTTTCTAAAACTATGTAAATATTCTTCCCTCAATAATTGTTGTTCTTTTTTTTCAACGTCAGTTAGTCCCTCAGTTGTTTTTGCTTTCTTTGCTAGCTCATTAATTCTTGCTAATTTTTTTTCACTTAACATAAGTCACGACCTCCTTAAAGTACTACCTAAATAGTAGCTTAAAAAAGATAAAAAAACAATTATATATCGTTCAAACGTACGAACATGCGTTTGATTTTAAGAAAAAATTATGTTACACTCAAAAAAAAGGAAATGAGGTATCATCATGTCAACTAAACGTTCTTCTAGGCAATTAGACGTTTTAAAATATATTCATGAA
This genomic stretch from Vagococcus sp. CY52-2 harbors:
- a CDS encoding carbohydrate ABC transporter permease → MREKKKVKKVEIRAFSPKVDLFFSILIALFAISCLIPFIFVIIISLTGESALTANGYSFFPKEWSFEAYKYIFSGNMSAKIVRSFGVTIFVTVVGTIVNATITSLYAYAISRNNFPFKRFFTLFALITMLFVPGMVANYLVMSNLLQLKDTIWALILPLALGPFNILVMRTFFRKNVPDSIIESARIDGASELKIFVRIVLPLAVPGIATISLFAALGYWNDWFNALLYIQNDNLIPLQYLLMKIQNNLDYLAQNAGMSAQVSGGLAALPSESARMAIVVISTLPIAITYPFFQKYFVGGLTIGGVKE
- a CDS encoding MDR family MFS transporter; amino-acid sequence: MFTEQPIVKLKHRNILVITIIIGSFGTVLNQMLLTTAYPDLMRQFSVSTSTIQWLTTGFLLVNGIMIPVSAYFMNNVPTKKLYIGAITLFLIGTIICFVSTSFNLLLFGRIIQAMGVGISLPLLQTIMLSIYPENERGKALGIAGIVIGLAPAIGPTLSGWVIDTFNWRYLFGLLIPIILFVIVLSIIFMQNVLPLHPSKIDIPSPILSTLGFGSLLYGFSLVGDHGWTDPLVLLLLILGTALVVIFCKRQLKISNPFLRMEVFKSKLFINTTILSGIVNMAMVGAEMVLPLYIQNVRGYNPFHSGLVLFPGALILGIMMPITGKLFDKYGEKYLSIIGMSLLTIGTACLCTLNEKTPMHFITIIYGVRMLGVSMVMMPITTAGMNSLPDTLISHGSAANNTAKQLFSSIGTAILISFLSQATLKDMPHKSLLLSSPITYKSDVLSATLHGYNIAFIVATLFCAMGLAQAIFMGMNKSLNK
- a CDS encoding sugar ABC transporter permease, translating into MGNKLKKTWSDIVRYKALILMALPGMIWFIFFFYIPVMANVVAFKDFRISPDGFFASLKQSPWVGFENFKFLFASSDAWLITRNTLVYNIVFLAFNLFFAIAFAIIMSELRNKRAVKVYHTMSLLPYFLSWVVISYFVYAFLSPDKGIINHLLLSNGKTSINWYADPKWWPLIFVILNVWKSLGYNSIIYYASVMGIDPTYYEAAMVDGASKWQQIKNVTIPQIIPMMSVLLILNIGGIFRADFGMFYSVPMNSGALYQVTSVLDTYIYNGMTATGDIGMSAAASLYQSVVGSILLLGTNAIVRKLDPDAALF
- a CDS encoding DUF896 family protein, with the translated sequence MLSEKKLARINELAKKAKTTEGLTDVEKKEQQLLREEYLHSFRKGMRNHIEGMKVVDEEGTDVTPEKLKQIQKEKGLHDR
- the glsA gene encoding glutaminase A, coding for MNQKELEQLVIKNKSYCSEGQNAHYIPALAKVNPNQLGITLYNIKTRDMLSVGDSSVKFAIESISKVPALLLAIEDNGLSNVLNHINTEATGFSFNSPLNMEINHDKHPLNPFVNIGAIETTSLIQGSSPDDCYSRLLSFIKEICHDNTISLNEEIYQSEAKTGDINRSLAYYLKGNNMLSKEVEGVLEVYFKQCSLNVTTENIAMMASVLANKGIKPWDNKRLISEESATLVKSVMTTAGLYDESGEFSAHVGIPGKSGVGGGLMGVSPNQFGIGVFSPPLDKSGNSLAGVRLLKDVVTKLHINIFD
- the tkt gene encoding transketolase; the encoded protein is MLFDQIDQLGVNAIRTLSLDMVQQANSGHPGLPMGAAPMAYTLWTKFLKVNPKTSRQWVDRDRFVLSAGHGSAMLYSLLHLSGYNLPMEELKKFRQWDSLTPGHPEVHHTDGVEATTGPLGQGIAMSVGFAMAEAHLAATYNKDQFNIVDHYTYALCGDGDLMEGISQEAISLAGHLKLGKLIVLYDSNGISLDGPLDKSFTEDVKGRVESSGWQHILVKDGNDLEEIANAIESAQKETTKPTMIEVKTVIGFGAENEGTNKVHGAPLGAEGVAFAKKSYGWDYPAFTVPEEVATRFHADMVEKGEKAEAEWQKQFADYKAAYPELAKQFEEAFKGDVTVDLESVLPTYELGESAASRVTSKEAIQVLSKEIPSFWGGSADLSSSNNTMVAAEKDFEPGQYEGRNIWFGVREFGMAAAMNGIALHGGTRVYGGTFFVFVDYLRPALRLSAIQKAPVTFVLTHDSIAVGEDGPTHEPIEQLSSLRGIPNVNLIRPADGNEVSAAWKLAATSTETPTVLALSRQNLPVLEGTKEKAYEGVGRGAYVLSPSKRDTPDGILIATGSEVKLAMDAQKALYEKEGVDVSVVSMPSTTLFDAQDTAYKESVLPSSVSKRVSIEMGATFGWERYVGLSGKTMGIDRFGASAPGNKVIEEYGFTVENVVKTFNSL